From the genome of Deinococcus sp. JMULE3, one region includes:
- a CDS encoding M42 family metallopeptidase, with protein sequence MSKKQKKADAAPAATVPTATMTDLRLDLLMRLSDLPGVPGQEDAVRALVLAELDGLVDEVRVDAMGNVIARRAPRKPRKGEVAERVMISAHMDEIGFLVRFIDDRGFVRVQALGGFDTRNLFARDVTVHARGGALPGILTPGGKPVHIATPEERKKIPEVREFFIDLGLSADEVRAQVRVGDMVTLDQTARQVGRLVCGKAMDDRASVFLLLETLRALRGQELRHELIAVFSTQEEVGLRGAITAAYGVQPTVGIGLDVTLAVDTPGVGPDEAVTHVGQGIGIKVFDSSMISHRGLVDQFWDLAQERGIPAQLEVLALGGTDGAAIQRSREGVPTLTLSLPTRYIHTVVEAVHVDDLRAGVDLLVAYLR encoded by the coding sequence GTGTCGAAAAAACAGAAGAAGGCTGACGCGGCCCCCGCTGCGACCGTCCCCACCGCGACCATGACGGACCTGCGGCTGGATCTCCTGATGCGCCTGTCGGACCTGCCGGGCGTGCCCGGTCAGGAGGACGCCGTGCGGGCCCTCGTGCTGGCCGAACTGGACGGCCTGGTGGACGAGGTCCGCGTGGACGCCATGGGGAACGTCATCGCCCGCCGCGCGCCCCGCAAGCCCAGGAAGGGCGAGGTGGCCGAGCGCGTGATGATCAGCGCGCACATGGACGAGATCGGCTTCCTGGTGCGCTTCATCGACGACCGGGGCTTCGTGCGGGTGCAGGCGCTGGGCGGCTTCGATACCCGCAACCTCTTCGCGCGGGACGTCACGGTCCACGCGCGTGGCGGGGCGCTGCCGGGCATCCTGACGCCCGGCGGGAAACCCGTGCACATCGCGACTCCCGAGGAACGCAAGAAGATCCCCGAGGTCAGGGAGTTCTTCATCGACCTGGGCCTGAGTGCCGACGAGGTCCGCGCGCAGGTGCGCGTCGGGGACATGGTCACGCTGGACCAGACGGCCCGGCAGGTCGGGCGGCTGGTATGCGGCAAGGCCATGGACGACCGCGCCAGCGTGTTCCTGCTCCTGGAGACCCTGCGCGCCCTGCGCGGCCAGGAGCTGCGGCACGAATTGATCGCCGTGTTCAGCACCCAGGAGGAGGTCGGCCTGCGCGGCGCGATCACCGCCGCGTACGGCGTGCAGCCCACCGTGGGCATCGGCCTGGACGTGACCCTGGCGGTGGACACCCCCGGCGTCGGCCCGGACGAGGCGGTCACGCACGTGGGGCAGGGCATCGGCATCAAGGTGTTCGACTCCAGCATGATCTCGCACCGGGGGCTGGTCGATCAGTTCTGGGACCTGGCGCAGGAGCGCGGCATTCCCGCGCAGCTGGAGGTCCTGGCGCTCGGCGGCACGGACGGCGCGGCCATCCAGCGCAGCCGCGAGGGCGTGCCCACCCTGACCCTCAGCCTCCCCACCCGCTACATCCACACGGTCGTCGAAGCCGTGCACGTGGACGACCTGCGCGCCGGGGTGGACCTGCTGGTCGCCTACCTGCGCTGA
- a CDS encoding AAA family ATPase: MLARLLGHPHVRVGDTWTDLPGSKPALLLTVLLLRGEWITRDQLAETLFPGLPQSQARTNLRVCLSRAAALPWAAGLEVQKHRLRLQAETDVAQLRRALRDGDAERVAHLYAPLLQGLSLAQLPGLAEHFEAESRALHAECVGALTRAAAQRRAAGDTRGALRLLELVLSLDPLAEDTARRALDLCHDLRERERGLKLYASLRRALHDAGAEPLPATQALAAALGRQPLRALPGTLRQADLLAGRDREAAHLAGAMPGVALLSGPAGMGKTTLLRHALPGARRLPAQEGLQHVPYHPLLPQLRREPPSVGPYREDLARLLPDLYPDVVPAPLDPGVGRVRLLEALSRALLDSGAPLILDDAQWADDATLDWLAYAAGRPGGGLVVAYRSDEPSEALRRTLTHLERQAVTHLRLEPLDPAALAAWLRALGGETAPPLGAWLAEHSGGTPLYVLEHLRALFEAGVLRAAPGGWQVVGPLPDAASWPPPPQLQALVQRRLARLSRPAQQVLAALSLAPDASEDTLAEVLGQPLGEVLDALDAATAAAFLQEGRLHDLQRRAVSAALPGPRRQLLHRQLAEHLSRRDPNDPALIRHWTQAGLPQRAWPARAAHAANLLGGGRVEAAAHEWRALLTELPAGHPLEAPAHLQLGRALFWQDLHVSESHLRAALDLIEWGQHGPDDLLKLETLLALAELTVYQGRGQEAEMLLKRALALATGPLAARPLPPALHRALTELRVEVGFRRGQYDDARSLIRAEPHPWPLLMTLDALGEFFAGHFQACAARMTELLAAHPVLAHQNAMEADIGLCLLLSGQPDRAREVLQQGLNRADLGPHMHALMLTHLGHAALATGQLTEADAHLNRALALADDLGSLTYRADILHRLSLSREQAGDLRGALERAGEAARCVREVSDPYRELYITAAHAGLLAAHGDAAQAQALLDACALQADTPPLALAAYHRARALLHHAQGDAPLAAQHARHEAALCRTHGMTPLTALLPELPRTSTADHGEDLGRAAGTG; the protein is encoded by the coding sequence ATGCTCGCGCGCCTGCTGGGGCACCCGCACGTCCGTGTGGGGGACACCTGGACGGACCTGCCCGGCAGCAAGCCCGCGCTGCTGCTGACCGTCCTGCTGCTGCGCGGCGAGTGGATCACCCGCGACCAGCTGGCCGAGACGCTGTTCCCCGGCCTGCCGCAGTCGCAGGCGCGCACCAACCTGCGCGTGTGCCTGTCGCGCGCCGCCGCACTGCCCTGGGCGGCCGGACTGGAAGTCCAGAAACACCGCCTGCGCCTGCAGGCCGAGACCGACGTCGCGCAGCTGCGCCGCGCGCTGCGGGACGGGGACGCCGAGCGGGTGGCGCACCTGTACGCGCCGCTGCTGCAGGGTCTGTCGCTGGCCCAGCTGCCCGGCCTGGCCGAGCACTTCGAGGCCGAGAGTCGCGCCCTGCACGCCGAGTGCGTCGGCGCCCTGACCCGCGCCGCCGCGCAACGCCGCGCCGCCGGGGACACCCGCGGAGCGCTGCGTCTGCTCGAACTCGTCCTGTCCCTGGACCCACTGGCCGAGGACACCGCGCGCCGGGCCCTGGACCTGTGCCACGACCTGCGCGAGCGCGAACGGGGCCTGAAACTGTACGCCTCCCTGCGCCGCGCCCTGCACGACGCCGGGGCTGAACCCCTGCCCGCCACGCAGGCGCTGGCCGCCGCACTGGGCCGTCAACCGCTGCGGGCGCTGCCCGGCACGCTGCGCCAGGCGGACCTGCTGGCCGGCCGGGACCGCGAGGCGGCGCACCTGGCGGGCGCGATGCCCGGCGTGGCCCTGCTGAGCGGCCCGGCCGGGATGGGCAAGACGACACTGCTGCGCCACGCGCTGCCCGGCGCGCGCCGCCTGCCCGCGCAGGAGGGCCTGCAGCACGTGCCGTACCACCCGCTGCTGCCGCAGCTGCGCCGCGAGCCTCCCAGCGTGGGACCCTACCGTGAGGACCTAGCGCGGCTGCTGCCGGACCTGTACCCGGACGTCGTGCCCGCACCGCTTGATCCGGGCGTGGGCCGGGTGCGGCTGCTGGAAGCGCTATCGCGAGCGCTGCTGGACAGCGGCGCCCCCCTGATCCTGGATGACGCGCAGTGGGCGGACGACGCCACGCTGGACTGGCTGGCCTACGCCGCGGGCCGACCCGGGGGCGGCCTGGTGGTCGCGTACCGCAGCGACGAACCGAGCGAGGCGCTGCGCCGCACCCTGACGCACCTGGAACGGCAGGCCGTCACGCACCTGCGGCTGGAACCGCTGGACCCGGCCGCACTGGCCGCGTGGCTGCGGGCCCTGGGTGGGGAGACCGCGCCGCCCCTGGGTGCGTGGCTGGCCGAGCACAGCGGGGGCACACCCCTGTACGTTCTGGAGCACCTGCGCGCCCTGTTCGAGGCGGGCGTGCTGCGCGCCGCGCCCGGCGGCTGGCAGGTTGTGGGGCCGCTGCCTGACGCCGCCAGCTGGCCGCCCCCGCCGCAGTTGCAGGCCCTGGTGCAGCGGCGACTGGCCCGCCTGAGCCGACCGGCGCAGCAGGTGCTGGCCGCACTGAGCCTCGCCCCGGACGCCAGCGAGGACACCCTGGCGGAGGTGCTGGGTCAGCCGCTGGGCGAGGTGCTCGACGCGCTGGACGCCGCCACGGCCGCCGCATTCCTGCAGGAGGGCCGCCTGCACGACCTGCAGCGCCGCGCCGTGAGCGCCGCGCTGCCGGGGCCCCGGCGGCAGCTGCTGCACCGGCAGCTGGCCGAGCACCTCAGTCGCCGCGACCCGAACGATCCGGCGCTGATCCGCCACTGGACGCAGGCAGGGCTCCCCCAGCGCGCCTGGCCCGCGCGGGCCGCGCACGCCGCGAACCTGCTGGGTGGCGGCCGGGTGGAGGCCGCCGCGCACGAGTGGCGGGCGCTGCTGACTGAACTGCCGGCCGGGCACCCGCTGGAAGCCCCGGCGCACCTGCAGCTGGGCCGCGCGCTGTTCTGGCAGGACCTGCACGTCAGCGAGTCGCACCTGCGGGCCGCGCTGGACCTGATCGAGTGGGGGCAGCACGGCCCGGACGACCTGCTGAAACTGGAGACGCTGCTGGCCCTGGCGGAACTGACCGTGTACCAGGGGCGCGGGCAGGAGGCCGAGATGCTCCTGAAGCGCGCCCTGGCCCTGGCGACGGGACCACTGGCGGCCAGGCCCCTGCCCCCCGCACTGCACCGCGCGCTGACCGAACTGCGGGTCGAGGTGGGGTTCCGGCGCGGGCAGTACGACGACGCACGCTCCCTGATCCGTGCCGAACCGCATCCCTGGCCGCTGCTGATGACGCTGGACGCGCTGGGGGAGTTCTTCGCCGGGCATTTCCAGGCGTGCGCTGCGCGCATGACCGAACTGCTGGCCGCGCATCCGGTCCTGGCGCACCAGAATGCCATGGAGGCCGACATCGGCCTGTGCCTGCTGCTGAGCGGTCAGCCGGACCGGGCGCGCGAGGTTCTTCAGCAGGGCCTGAACCGCGCGGATCTGGGACCGCACATGCACGCGCTGATGCTCACGCACCTGGGGCACGCGGCGCTCGCGACCGGTCAGCTGACCGAGGCGGACGCGCATCTGAACCGCGCGCTGGCCCTGGCAGACGACCTGGGATCCCTGACGTACCGGGCAGACATCCTCCACCGCCTGAGCCTGTCCCGCGAACAGGCCGGGGACCTTCGGGGAGCGCTCGAACGGGCCGGTGAGGCGGCGCGCTGCGTGCGTGAGGTCAGCGATCCGTACCGGGAGCTGTACATCACGGCCGCCCACGCGGGCCTGCTGGCCGCGCACGGCGACGCGGCGCAGGCCCAGGCGCTGCTGGACGCGTGTGCGCTCCAGGCGGACACGCCCCCGCTGGCCCTCGCGGCCTACCACCGCGCGCGGGCCCTGCTGCACCACGCGCAGGGTGACGCCCCGCTGGCCGCCCAGCACGCCCGGCACGAGGCGGCCCTGTGCCGGACGCACGGAATGACGCCCCTGACCGCGCTGCTCCCGGAGCTGCCCCGGACCTCCACGGCCGATCACGGGGAGGACCTGGGCAGAGCGGCCGGGACCGGTTGA
- a CDS encoding P-II family nitrogen regulator: protein MKLVTAVVRPERVQQVKEALFQAGISGITLSRVSGHGGEQSVVEHYRGTRVMVEFHDKVEFRMVVSEPFVQAAIDAICKGARTGEVGDGKIFVQPMERVIRIRTGEEDTAALTPVTETKLSPDQP from the coding sequence ATGAAACTGGTCACGGCCGTCGTCAGGCCCGAGCGGGTGCAGCAGGTCAAGGAAGCGCTGTTCCAGGCGGGCATCAGTGGGATCACCCTCTCACGCGTCAGCGGGCACGGCGGCGAGCAGTCCGTCGTGGAGCACTACCGCGGTACCCGCGTCATGGTGGAATTCCACGACAAGGTCGAGTTCCGCATGGTCGTCAGCGAACCCTTCGTGCAGGCCGCCATCGACGCGATCTGCAAGGGGGCCCGCACCGGCGAGGTCGGCGACGGCAAGATCTTCGTGCAGCCCATGGAGCGCGTGATCCGCATCCGCACCGGCGAGGAGGACACGGCCGCCCTGACGCCCGTCACCGAGACCAAACTCAGCCCGGACCAGCCCTGA
- a CDS encoding ammonium transporter, protein MRRALTLLALLGGTAAAQTPTLNGADTAFILLCSALVLLMTPGLAIFYGGLVRAGSVLNTMMMSFAAMGVASVAWVAVGYTLAFGPGGNALIGGLSHAGLGNMAGELTGTIPTPLFAVFQILFAVITLAVVSGSVVERMRFPAFVLFGTLWVLCIYAPLAHWVWSSDGWLFKLGLLDFAGGTVVEVASGVSGLVAALVLGPRLGFPRMVSVPHNVPLVLLGTGLLWFGWLGFNAGSALSAGQTAAYALLNTNTAAAAALLVWLLWDQLRGGKPTAVGAATGAVVGLVAITPACGFVTPGGALLIGAVASTVSWFLVANKHRLLPDDALDVFACHGTAGIVGTLLTGVLASPAINPAGTGLLAGNPAQVGKQLIGVLAAAALAGAGTFVLLKLTALITPLRLTQQQEVRGVDLSEHQEEGYQEAQSPLAAPVFVGND, encoded by the coding sequence ATGCGCCGAGCCCTGACCCTGCTGGCCCTGCTGGGTGGCACCGCCGCCGCGCAGACGCCCACCCTCAACGGCGCCGACACCGCCTTCATCCTGCTGTGCTCGGCGCTGGTCCTGCTCATGACGCCCGGCCTCGCCATCTTCTACGGCGGGCTGGTCCGCGCGGGCAGCGTCCTGAACACCATGATGATGAGCTTCGCCGCCATGGGCGTCGCCAGCGTCGCCTGGGTTGCCGTCGGCTACACCCTGGCCTTCGGTCCCGGCGGCAACGCCCTGATCGGCGGCCTGAGCCACGCGGGCCTGGGGAACATGGCCGGTGAACTGACCGGCACCATCCCCACCCCGCTGTTCGCGGTGTTCCAGATTCTCTTCGCGGTCATCACCCTGGCGGTCGTCAGCGGCAGCGTCGTCGAACGCATGCGCTTCCCGGCGTTCGTGCTGTTCGGCACGCTGTGGGTGCTGTGTATCTACGCCCCGCTGGCCCACTGGGTCTGGAGCAGCGACGGTTGGCTGTTCAAGCTGGGCCTGCTGGACTTCGCGGGCGGCACCGTCGTCGAGGTCGCGTCCGGCGTCAGCGGCCTCGTCGCGGCGCTGGTCCTCGGGCCGCGCCTGGGCTTCCCCCGCATGGTCAGCGTGCCGCACAACGTCCCGCTGGTGCTGCTGGGCACCGGCCTGCTGTGGTTCGGCTGGCTGGGCTTCAACGCCGGGTCCGCCCTGAGTGCCGGGCAGACCGCCGCGTACGCCCTGCTGAACACGAACACCGCCGCCGCCGCCGCGCTGCTCGTGTGGCTGCTGTGGGACCAGCTGCGCGGCGGGAAACCCACCGCCGTCGGCGCCGCGACCGGCGCGGTCGTCGGGTTGGTCGCCATCACGCCCGCCTGCGGCTTCGTCACGCCCGGCGGCGCGCTGCTGATCGGCGCGGTCGCCAGTACCGTCTCGTGGTTCCTGGTCGCCAACAAGCACCGCCTGCTGCCCGACGACGCGCTGGACGTCTTTGCCTGCCACGGCACCGCCGGGATCGTCGGCACCCTCCTGACCGGCGTGCTCGCCAGCCCCGCCATCAACCCCGCCGGGACGGGCCTGCTTGCCGGGAACCCCGCGCAGGTCGGCAAGCAACTGATCGGCGTGCTGGCCGCCGCCGCCCTGGCCGGGGCGGGAACCTTCGTCCTGCTGAAACTCACGGCGCTCATCACCCCGCTGCGCCTCACCCAGCAGCAGGAGGTCCGAGGCGTGGACCTCAGCGAACACCAGGAAGAGGGGTACCAGGAGGCGCAGAGCCCGCTGGCCGCCCCGGTCTTCGTCGGCAACGACTGA
- a CDS encoding V-type ATPase subunit subunit G family protein, protein MDVSSRVLSELASREAALDAQIEAARAQAQETVDAAQAQAASILRDAQDRVKAMQADQDQQLARDVQQVREESSASAQAQAQAIRARAEAKLGEAVDTIMRAVLP, encoded by the coding sequence TTGGACGTCTCAAGTCGAGTCTTAAGTGAACTGGCCAGCCGCGAGGCGGCGCTGGACGCGCAGATCGAAGCGGCCCGCGCGCAGGCGCAGGAAACCGTGGACGCTGCCCAGGCGCAGGCCGCGAGCATCCTCCGCGACGCGCAGGACCGCGTGAAGGCCATGCAGGCCGATCAGGACCAGCAACTGGCCCGCGACGTGCAGCAGGTCCGCGAGGAATCCAGTGCCAGCGCCCAGGCGCAGGCGCAGGCCATCCGCGCCCGCGCGGAAGCCAAGCTGGGCGAGGCCGTGGACACCATCATGAGGGCGGTGCTTCCGTGA
- a CDS encoding ammonium transporter — protein sequence MTHLRKTLPLALMLGGAALAQTEAPKLDTGDTAWMIVASALVLLMTPGLAFFYGGLSRTQSVLNTMMMSVVCIGLVGVLWLLGGYSIAFAPGGNALFSGLSNFGFNGLAGQLTGTIPSYIFAAFQAMFAIIAVALISGAVIERMRFGAFVLFGGLWSLLIYAPLAHWVWNADGWLFKMGALDFAGGTVIHIAAGVSGLVAASVLGARIGFPKTAHVPHNVPFVLLGAGLLWFGWMGFNAGSALAANQTAALAFMTTLIAPAAAMLTWLGLESVRTGKPTAVGAATGLVVGLVAITPACAFVSPLASVLVGVLGAAASFAAVQLKTRMKADDALDVFACHGVAGIVGALLTGALAWTTGAGKPIGEQMVIQIIGVAAAVAWTGLGSFILLKLVGLVMPLRVPVSQEIAGIDVSAHSEQGYSDSETGLGAPVFVGGD from the coding sequence ATGACCCACCTCCGCAAGACCCTTCCGCTGGCCCTGATGCTGGGCGGCGCGGCCCTCGCCCAGACCGAGGCGCCCAAACTCGACACCGGCGACACCGCCTGGATGATCGTCGCCTCCGCGCTGGTCCTGCTGATGACCCCCGGCCTCGCGTTCTTCTACGGCGGCCTGAGCCGCACCCAGAGCGTCCTGAACACCATGATGATGAGCGTCGTGTGCATCGGGCTGGTCGGCGTGCTGTGGCTGCTCGGCGGGTACTCCATCGCGTTCGCGCCCGGCGGCAACGCCCTCTTCAGCGGCCTGAGCAACTTCGGCTTCAACGGCCTGGCCGGGCAGCTGACCGGCACCATCCCCAGCTACATCTTCGCGGCCTTCCAGGCGATGTTCGCGATCATCGCCGTCGCCCTGATCAGCGGCGCCGTCATCGAGCGCATGCGTTTCGGGGCCTTCGTGCTGTTCGGCGGCCTGTGGAGCCTGCTGATCTACGCCCCGCTGGCCCACTGGGTCTGGAACGCGGACGGCTGGCTGTTCAAGATGGGCGCGCTGGACTTCGCGGGCGGCACCGTCATCCACATCGCCGCCGGGGTCAGCGGCCTGGTCGCCGCGTCCGTGCTGGGCGCCCGCATCGGCTTCCCGAAGACCGCGCACGTTCCCCACAACGTTCCCTTCGTGCTGCTGGGCGCGGGCCTGCTGTGGTTCGGCTGGATGGGCTTCAACGCGGGCAGCGCCTTGGCCGCCAACCAGACCGCCGCGCTGGCCTTCATGACCACCCTGATCGCCCCCGCCGCCGCGATGCTCACCTGGCTGGGCCTGGAAAGCGTACGCACCGGCAAACCCACCGCCGTGGGCGCCGCCACCGGCCTGGTCGTCGGTCTGGTCGCCATCACCCCCGCCTGCGCCTTCGTCTCCCCGCTCGCCTCGGTGCTGGTCGGCGTGCTGGGCGCCGCCGCGAGCTTCGCCGCCGTGCAGCTCAAGACCCGCATGAAGGCCGACGACGCGCTGGACGTCTTCGCCTGCCACGGCGTCGCCGGGATCGTCGGCGCGCTGCTGACCGGCGCGCTGGCCTGGACGACCGGAGCGGGCAAACCCATCGGCGAGCAGATGGTCATCCAGATCATCGGAGTGGCCGCCGCCGTCGCCTGGACCGGGCTGGGTTCGTTCATCCTGCTGAAACTGGTCGGGCTGGTCATGCCGCTGCGCGTTCCCGTCAGCCAGGAGATCGCCGGGATCGACGTCAGCGCCCACAGCGAGCAGGGCTACTCCGACAGCGAGACCGGCCTGGGTGCACCCGTCTTCGTCGGCGGCGACTGA
- a CDS encoding P-II family nitrogen regulator, with translation MKLITAVIRPERVQQVKEALFQAGISGITLGRVSGHGGEQEVVEHYRGTRVMVEFRDKVEVRMAVSEPFVQAAIDAICHGARTGEVGDGKIFVQPLEQVVRIRTGERDNAALTPVTETRLTPA, from the coding sequence ATGAAACTGATCACGGCTGTCATCAGGCCCGAACGGGTCCAGCAGGTCAAGGAAGCCCTCTTCCAGGCGGGCATCAGCGGCATCACCCTCGGGCGCGTCAGCGGACACGGGGGCGAACAGGAAGTCGTCGAGCACTACCGCGGCACCCGCGTCATGGTCGAATTCCGCGACAAGGTCGAGGTCCGCATGGCCGTCAGCGAACCCTTCGTGCAGGCCGCCATCGACGCCATCTGCCACGGCGCCCGCACCGGCGAGGTCGGCGACGGCAAGATCTTCGTCCAGCCGCTCGAACAGGTCGTGCGGATTCGCACCGGCGAGCGCGACAACGCCGCCCTGACCCCCGTCACCGAGACCCGCCTCACGCCCGCCTGA
- a CDS encoding DUF4126 domain-containing protein, producing MELLSGLLSSLGLSGAAGLNAFIPLLVVGLLSRADVIQLNAPFDLLANPWVLLGVAVIGALDFVGDKIPGVDHVLHVAGGVVNAAAGAVLFASQAGVADVPPALSMALGLIVAGGVQATRTAVRPVATATTAGLGNPVVSTVEDGTSLLLSALAVFAPLLAALLLVMVVVGVYRFWAARRVRRLT from the coding sequence ATGGAACTCCTGTCCGGTCTGCTGTCGTCGCTGGGTCTGTCGGGTGCGGCGGGCCTGAACGCCTTCATTCCGCTGCTGGTCGTGGGGCTGCTGTCCCGCGCGGACGTCATTCAGCTGAACGCGCCGTTCGATCTGCTGGCGAACCCGTGGGTGCTGCTGGGCGTGGCGGTGATCGGCGCGCTGGATTTCGTGGGGGACAAGATTCCGGGGGTGGATCATGTGCTGCACGTGGCGGGCGGGGTGGTGAACGCGGCGGCGGGCGCGGTGCTGTTCGCCTCGCAGGCGGGCGTGGCGGACGTGCCCCCGGCGCTGAGCATGGCGCTGGGCCTGATCGTGGCGGGGGGCGTGCAGGCGACCCGCACGGCGGTGCGGCCGGTGGCGACGGCAACGACGGCCGGTTTGGGCAACCCGGTGGTGAGCACCGTGGAGGACGGCACGAGTCTGCTGCTCAGTGCGCTGGCGGTGTTCGCGCCGTTGCTGGCGGCCCTGCTGCTGGTCATGGTGGTGGTGGGCGTGTACCGCTTCTGGGCGGCGCGGCGCGTGCGGCGCCTGACGTAG
- a CDS encoding V-type ATP synthase subunit I, with amino-acid sequence MINPMQQVVIATRKRDSEAVIAALQDAGVLHLKPITGGPLSTGSLAGADAQSRREDERLLARAESTLAELGSYRPAPASLPAADSWADLIEQAAQPTATLARQRQDLQADLDAESAYGDAVRALGRMAGTLDRSQRVSLLPFVLQPTDNPGELDAALKAELADRYVLATETVGANRVGLIATRRSDRDLARAALGKVRLGELRLPGRFDGMPLSEAAAEMDRVASTGTARLGELNAERDRLAQAHAPALYAIRDALKDRVAIHDVRAVSARGKYSLALQGYVPEDRLAALKGALDRFGSAVSYDLHPVDEHHDDLVPVELKNNSYVKPFQTVMGLMTPPKYGTFDPTWVVALFFPLFFGIIMADIGYGLLFLWFGLWLLGKARRNEGWDLSFFGAYVPPATLRDLGFVTNVMAAWTILWGVLTGEFFGTFLEHFGIFYINPELLNSLWGWTGIRYPEEAEAHKTLFHLFPILFPRLETGYFSNVALVFALCFGILQVLWGWAIRIQQGLKHKDPVHTWEGIALFGGVGALILMAFATKAGKDFSAFTNFSDPRVLLMYVGFAAFVVGWLRVIKHYPLLPIELLSQGGAVVSYARIFAVGLVSAILAKLCTDLGWSLYENIGFLGIIIGILLGLVLHFLVLALTLIGHVLQPLRLHMVEFLNPTGFNADSSPRYNPLRRLSPAQGQVK; translated from the coding sequence GTGATCAACCCCATGCAGCAGGTCGTGATCGCCACGCGCAAACGCGACAGTGAAGCGGTCATTGCGGCGCTGCAGGACGCCGGGGTGCTGCACCTCAAGCCCATCACGGGTGGCCCGCTGAGCACCGGCAGCCTTGCCGGGGCCGACGCCCAGAGCCGCCGCGAGGACGAGCGCCTGCTCGCCCGCGCGGAGAGCACCCTCGCGGAACTCGGCAGCTACCGACCCGCGCCCGCCTCCCTTCCCGCCGCGGACAGCTGGGCCGACCTGATCGAACAGGCCGCGCAGCCCACCGCGACCCTGGCCCGTCAGCGCCAGGACCTCCAGGCCGACCTGGACGCCGAGAGCGCCTACGGCGACGCCGTGCGCGCCCTGGGCCGCATGGCGGGCACCCTGGACCGCAGCCAGCGCGTGTCGCTGCTGCCCTTCGTGCTGCAGCCCACCGACAACCCCGGCGAACTGGACGCCGCGCTGAAGGCCGAACTGGCCGACCGCTACGTCCTGGCGACCGAGACCGTCGGCGCCAACCGCGTCGGACTGATCGCCACCCGCCGCAGCGACCGCGACCTCGCGCGCGCCGCGCTGGGCAAGGTCCGCCTGGGCGAACTGCGCCTCCCGGGCCGCTTCGACGGCATGCCGCTGAGTGAAGCGGCCGCCGAGATGGACCGCGTCGCCAGCACCGGCACCGCCCGCCTGGGCGAACTGAACGCCGAACGCGACCGTCTGGCCCAGGCGCACGCGCCCGCGCTGTACGCCATCCGCGACGCCCTGAAAGACCGCGTGGCCATCCACGACGTCCGGGCCGTCTCCGCGCGCGGCAAGTACAGCCTCGCGCTGCAGGGCTACGTTCCCGAAGACCGCCTCGCGGCCCTCAAGGGCGCCCTGGACCGCTTCGGCAGCGCCGTCAGCTACGACCTGCACCCCGTCGACGAGCACCACGACGACCTCGTACCGGTCGAACTGAAGAACAACAGCTACGTCAAACCCTTCCAGACCGTGATGGGCCTCATGACGCCCCCCAAGTACGGCACCTTCGACCCCACCTGGGTCGTGGCGCTGTTCTTCCCGCTGTTCTTCGGGATCATCATGGCCGACATCGGCTACGGCCTGCTGTTCCTGTGGTTCGGCCTGTGGCTGCTCGGCAAGGCCAGGCGCAACGAGGGCTGGGACCTCAGCTTCTTCGGCGCGTACGTGCCGCCCGCCACCCTGCGGGACCTGGGCTTCGTGACGAACGTCATGGCCGCCTGGACCATCCTGTGGGGCGTCCTGACCGGCGAGTTCTTCGGGACCTTCCTGGAGCACTTCGGCATCTTCTACATCAACCCGGAACTGCTGAACAGCCTCTGGGGCTGGACCGGCATCCGCTACCCCGAAGAGGCCGAGGCCCACAAGACCCTCTTCCACCTCTTCCCGATCCTCTTCCCGCGCCTGGAAACCGGGTACTTCAGCAACGTCGCCCTGGTCTTCGCGCTGTGCTTCGGCATCCTGCAGGTGCTGTGGGGCTGGGCCATCCGCATCCAGCAGGGCCTCAAGCACAAGGACCCCGTGCACACCTGGGAAGGCATCGCGCTGTTCGGCGGCGTCGGCGCCCTGATCCTGATGGCCTTCGCCACCAAGGCGGGCAAGGACTTCAGCGCGTTCACGAACTTCAGCGACCCCCGCGTCCTGCTGATGTACGTCGGCTTCGCCGCCTTCGTGGTCGGCTGGCTGCGCGTCATCAAGCACTACCCGCTGCTGCCCATCGAACTGCTCTCGCAGGGCGGCGCGGTCGTCAGCTACGCCCGTATCTTCGCCGTGGGTCTGGTGTCCGCCATTCTCGCCAAGCTCTGCACCGACCTGGGCTGGAGCCTGTACGAGAACATCGGCTTCCTCGGCATCATCATCGGTATCCTGCTGGGCCTGGTCCTGCACTTCCTGGTGCTGGCCCTGACCCTGATCGGCCACGTGCTGCAGCCGCTGCGTCTTCACATGGTGGAGTTCCTCAACCCCACCGGGTTCAACGCCGACTCCAGCCCCCGCTACAACCCCCTTCGTCGCCTCAGCCCCGCCCAGGGGCAGGTTAAATAA